In a single window of the Terriglobales bacterium genome:
- a CDS encoding SDR family oxidoreductase: protein MKIVVIGGTGLIGSKLVNKLRGHGHEAVPAAPNTGVNTLTGEGLTEVLQGASVVVDVSNSPNWEDAAVLNFFETSTRNLLSYEATAGVKHHVALSVVGTDRMSESGYMRAKIAQEKLIERSSIPYSIVHATQFFEFLKGLADISMVDGKVRLPPVLFQPMSADDVATAVGRVAVEPPINGSVEIGGPEQFRVGELVRRRLASLKDPREVVADPNALYSGAKLSEKTLVPGSNARLGQTRFETWLTQPAAQVAKVA, encoded by the coding sequence ATGAAAATCGTAGTTATCGGCGGTACCGGTCTTATCGGATCAAAGCTTGTCAACAAGTTACGCGGGCACGGGCATGAAGCTGTACCCGCAGCGCCTAATACAGGCGTCAACACTCTCACAGGTGAAGGTCTGACCGAAGTTCTCCAAGGTGCGTCGGTAGTCGTTGATGTATCAAATTCCCCCAACTGGGAGGACGCAGCAGTGCTAAATTTCTTCGAAACATCAACTCGTAACCTGCTCAGCTACGAAGCCACCGCAGGGGTGAAGCATCACGTCGCATTATCGGTTGTGGGAACCGATCGCATGTCAGAAAGCGGCTACATGCGCGCCAAAATCGCGCAGGAGAAGCTGATTGAACGATCTTCCATCCCCTATTCGATCGTGCATGCCACGCAGTTTTTCGAATTCCTCAAGGGCTTAGCCGACATTTCCATGGTTGACGGCAAGGTACGTCTGCCTCCTGTACTCTTCCAGCCGATGTCTGCCGATGATGTCGCGACTGCCGTAGGCAGAGTCGCCGTAGAACCACCGATAAATGGCAGTGTCGAAATCGGCGGCCCGGAACAATTTCGCGTGGGTGAATTAGTCCGGCGGCGCTTGGCCTCGCTCAAAGATCCCCGCGAAGTGGTCGCGGATCCAAATGCGCTTTACTCCGGAGCGAAACTCAGCGAGAAAACATTGGTTCCGGGCAGTAACGCACGACTCGGCCAGACCCGTTTCGAAACCTGGCTGACTCAGCCCGCAGCACAAGTTGCGAAAGTTGCGTAA
- a CDS encoding TonB-dependent receptor: protein MQPNGSRVASSIVAVILWALLNTILWAQTNTGTISGTVKDSSGAMVPNAQVTITNTAQQTSERLQTNDVGAYVAPSLAIGSYDIQVQGAGFRSSVRKNVLLHVNEHLGLDFTLVAGGSNEVVEVTTQSPIIDTQSADVGQVVEARTVQDLPLDGRRYIDLMLLAPGAVQAAGLRSNPREGRFNIDGNLSLQNNFVLNGVDNNTFSENAQDKSPQAVRPVPDAIQEFKVQTRTYTADFGWAMGAVVNAEIKSGSNQFHGSGWFFNRNDHLDAIDYFAKRVTPVIKPRELRNQYGFTVGGPILKDRTFWFFDYEHTHSFKGQVATGTVPTAGMKQGIFPGDRPLTDPSGVIPLIAGCVDTARNVINLTALRTDGKPCGDPAGIALAQLYPDPNSGEFTFTGSPLVPNNQDSLDARVDHRLSSRDNLTFTYDYYQNDGVDQRGPFPNPLATGGFSANFHARGQLASAGWTHTFRPNLLNDFRAGFNRVFSIENPLPGNKNLGPQFGLTNLPAFFPAGLPPINVAGYSKLGTSEWRPQTQTSQVYQFLDSLSYLRGNHSMKFGFEYKHMLNNFLDIMAPNGQINLNNTYTGDGVADLLLGLVSDVAATTPIVPHNYVNGWMLYGQDSFRITPKLTVNYGIRYEYFTPLIERDRKTSNFSPTANNGQGALLTAFRGPFPTPTCSFNCLIQVTGDSLYDRTLINPDRNNFAPRVGFAYQAAERVVVRGGFGIFYQALDRQGSSGLIQLNPPQDINFNFARATSSSDPPKHFLRDPFPTLPTAFDPTKIFLEGRDPNERAPYSEQWSIGPEVQLARDIAVDLAYVGQQTHKLRKLYNLNQGSIVGGNSVVFPYPDFNPAIEYIRTNGRSNYNAFQAQVRKRMAKGFAFNLSYTWSKALGDVTDNLSTGTTSSQEYPQNINDLRADYGRLNFDQRHRWVVNWVYELPFGPGKDRLSNGAVSKILGGWQFNGIYSYSTGVPVTIGAPDHSNTVSFNSRANQIGDPLPSGFSQSVDHWFNTAAFSDPAPFTFGNSRVGVLSGPSHNNWDLSLFKKIPVTERINFEFRTELFNAFNHAQFDPPDNFVLSPTFGQITQTADPDKPARVIQFGLKMYW, encoded by the coding sequence ATGCAACCTAACGGCAGCCGAGTGGCAAGCTCGATTGTGGCAGTTATCTTATGGGCGCTCCTAAACACCATATTATGGGCGCAGACAAACACCGGCACGATTTCCGGAACCGTGAAGGATTCGTCAGGCGCGATGGTTCCGAATGCCCAGGTCACCATTACCAATACGGCCCAGCAAACATCCGAGCGACTCCAAACTAATGACGTTGGAGCGTACGTTGCTCCCTCGCTCGCAATCGGCTCCTATGACATTCAAGTACAGGGAGCAGGATTCCGCAGCAGTGTCCGTAAGAATGTCCTCTTGCACGTGAATGAACACCTGGGGCTGGACTTCACGCTTGTAGCGGGCGGCTCCAACGAGGTGGTTGAGGTTACGACGCAGTCACCGATCATTGATACGCAGTCCGCTGATGTAGGACAAGTGGTCGAAGCCCGTACCGTTCAAGACCTCCCGCTCGACGGCCGGCGTTACATTGATTTAATGTTGCTGGCCCCTGGCGCGGTGCAGGCTGCCGGCCTCCGTAGCAACCCTCGGGAAGGACGCTTCAACATAGACGGTAATCTCTCGTTGCAAAACAATTTCGTATTGAACGGCGTTGATAACAATACGTTCAGCGAGAACGCCCAGGACAAGAGCCCACAGGCTGTGCGTCCCGTACCGGACGCGATTCAGGAGTTTAAGGTCCAGACGCGCACCTATACAGCCGACTTTGGTTGGGCCATGGGTGCCGTGGTCAATGCGGAAATCAAGTCTGGCTCCAATCAATTTCATGGCAGCGGCTGGTTCTTTAACCGCAACGACCATCTTGATGCGATCGACTACTTTGCCAAGCGAGTCACACCAGTTATCAAACCACGCGAGTTGCGCAATCAATATGGATTCACGGTCGGCGGGCCCATCCTCAAGGATCGTACATTCTGGTTCTTCGATTACGAGCACACCCACTCGTTTAAAGGTCAGGTGGCCACGGGCACCGTCCCCACAGCTGGTATGAAGCAGGGTATCTTCCCAGGGGACCGGCCGTTGACCGACCCCTCCGGCGTTATTCCGCTAATTGCCGGCTGCGTTGACACCGCCAGGAACGTCATCAACCTCACAGCGTTGCGTACAGACGGTAAACCTTGCGGCGATCCCGCTGGCATCGCATTAGCCCAGCTTTATCCCGATCCGAATTCTGGCGAGTTCACATTTACTGGTTCGCCGCTTGTACCCAACAATCAGGATTCGTTAGACGCTCGCGTTGACCACAGGCTGAGCTCGCGTGACAATCTCACTTTTACCTACGATTACTACCAAAACGACGGCGTGGACCAACGCGGTCCATTTCCCAACCCCCTGGCAACTGGCGGCTTTAGCGCCAATTTCCATGCTCGTGGGCAACTCGCGTCCGCCGGCTGGACGCACACCTTTCGTCCCAACCTGTTGAATGATTTTCGGGCTGGCTTCAATCGTGTCTTCAGCATCGAGAACCCATTGCCCGGCAACAAAAATCTCGGGCCACAGTTCGGCCTGACCAATTTGCCAGCGTTCTTTCCCGCCGGGCTACCTCCCATCAACGTAGCCGGGTACTCCAAGTTGGGAACTTCGGAGTGGCGCCCGCAAACACAGACCTCGCAGGTGTACCAATTCCTCGACAGCTTGTCCTATCTCCGCGGGAACCACTCAATGAAGTTTGGCTTTGAGTACAAGCACATGCTTAACAACTTCTTGGACATCATGGCCCCCAATGGGCAAATCAATCTGAACAACACTTACACCGGGGACGGTGTTGCCGACTTATTGCTGGGATTGGTGTCTGACGTGGCCGCGACCACGCCCATCGTTCCACACAATTACGTGAACGGCTGGATGCTCTACGGTCAGGACAGCTTCCGTATCACACCCAAACTGACGGTGAATTACGGGATTCGGTATGAGTACTTCACTCCGCTCATCGAACGCGACCGCAAGACCTCAAACTTCTCTCCTACCGCGAACAATGGGCAAGGTGCGCTCCTGACCGCCTTTCGAGGGCCGTTTCCGACCCCCACTTGCAGTTTCAACTGCCTCATCCAGGTTACCGGGGACTCACTTTACGATCGCACGCTGATCAACCCCGACCGTAATAACTTCGCACCCCGGGTGGGCTTTGCATACCAAGCTGCGGAGCGAGTTGTGGTGCGCGGCGGATTTGGCATTTTCTACCAGGCCCTGGATCGGCAAGGTAGCTCCGGACTGATCCAATTGAATCCACCGCAGGACATCAACTTCAACTTTGCGCGTGCCACGTCGTCGTCTGATCCCCCAAAACATTTTCTGCGGGATCCATTCCCGACTTTGCCGACTGCTTTCGATCCCACAAAGATTTTCCTGGAGGGTCGCGACCCGAACGAGCGCGCTCCCTATTCCGAGCAATGGAGCATCGGGCCTGAAGTCCAGCTCGCAAGGGACATTGCGGTTGACCTAGCCTACGTTGGCCAGCAAACCCACAAACTGCGTAAGCTCTACAATCTCAATCAAGGCAGCATCGTAGGTGGCAATTCTGTAGTGTTCCCCTATCCCGACTTCAACCCCGCTATCGAATATATCCGCACCAATGGGAGGAGCAACTACAACGCATTCCAGGCGCAGGTGCGCAAGCGCATGGCAAAAGGATTTGCTTTTAACCTGAGCTATACATGGTCGAAAGCGCTGGGCGACGTAACCGACAACCTCTCAACCGGTACCACCAGCTCGCAGGAATATCCGCAGAACATTAACGACCTTCGGGCTGACTATGGCCGCCTCAATTTTGATCAGCGGCACCGTTGGGTCGTGAACTGGGTCTATGAGTTGCCATTCGGACCGGGCAAGGACCGGTTATCCAACGGAGCTGTATCCAAAATCCTCGGTGGCTGGCAGTTCAATGGCATTTACAGCTACAGCACCGGCGTCCCTGTGACCATTGGTGCCCCTGACCACAGCAACACAGTTTCGTTCAATTCTCGTGCAAACCAGATTGGCGATCCGCTCCCATCCGGGTTCAGCCAGAGCGTTGACCACTGGTTTAACACCGCAGCATTTTCGGATCCCGCGCCGTTTACCTTTGGCAATTCCCGGGTAGGCGTCCTCAGCGGGCCCTCACACAATAACTGGGACCTCTCTCTGTTCAAAAAAATACCTGTGACAGAACGAATCAATTTTGAGTTTCGCACAGAGCTCTTCAACGCCTTCAACCATGCGCAATTCGATCCGCCAGACAATTTCGTCCTGAGCCCTACCTTTGGTCAAATTACGCAAACGGCGGATCCGGACAAACCTGCGCGCGTGATCCAGTTTGGCTTGAAGATGTACTGGTAA
- a CDS encoding PIG-L family deacetylase, with product MKRHGTVLCLMVVLLTVGLRASRAEKIPEDRGAAGLWRELLQLRTTASAMHVTAHPDDEDGPMLAMLSRGQGAHVSLLTLNRGEGGADLIGPYFFDYLGVLRTLELMQADRYYGADQYFTHVVDYGFSKTLQESLDKWGGKENLLRDVVYAVRRDRPDVIIARFRGDQRDGHGNHQASGVMAQLVIEAAGDPNRFPEQIKAGLKPWQPKKVYHDNIWPEFRPEDKGDCTLPIDTGQYDPVLGRSYAQISSEGLSFQRSQGTGGGRPIPPGEFKSCYKLFKSAISGYSPEHEQSFFDGIDTTITGMAKSAGSNPPEFLVAGLKTITESIEVASQSYTPTQPEKTVPPLAQGLEATRKLLAQVRSANIELAGKEHIEFLLSRKEQQFQDAIADALAIDMEATVLPDEIPTGPFAMFMNPATFNQAIPGQTFSSEVRLVNRSSVSVTPVSVAILAPQGWKVETAKGDLKTLASNQPAASTFRITVAEDAQPSEPYWHRDSIEESEYKVDVPSDLGMAFPDPPAWGQAKLQVAGTTIELREPLTVTVHDPQFGTIRPPLSVAPAITVRFPIERGIIPVGRNQYKVSVVVHSSAKGPAQGTLKLDLPSGWKSRPAATPFSLAKEDEEANYDFAITVPTQVKQQDYQVRAVASYKGREYSNGYRTVTARDLGRANLYRPAVHHVRAVDVKVASNLKLGYVMGSGDDIPQALGLLGIHPEMLGASDLANAELSIYDAIVLGVRAYAVRGDLKTYNGRLLDYVKHGGVLIVQYQTPEFDNNFGPYPYKMTNNPEEVSEEDSELAILDAKNPVFNSPNRITMADFGGWVEERGSKFLKTWDSHYEPLLESHDKGQEAQKGGMMYAPYGKGVYIYSAYAWYRQLPEAVPGAWRIYANMISLRRTLLAGSRPTGKSVANAEQKLKK from the coding sequence ATGAAGCGGCATGGCACTGTCCTGTGTTTGATGGTTGTACTGCTCACTGTCGGACTTCGAGCATCACGCGCTGAGAAAATTCCTGAAGATCGCGGCGCGGCTGGTCTGTGGCGGGAACTGTTGCAGCTGCGAACTACGGCAAGTGCAATGCACGTTACCGCGCATCCCGACGATGAGGATGGCCCCATGCTGGCCATGCTTTCGCGCGGACAGGGAGCGCATGTTTCACTCCTCACGCTCAACCGTGGCGAAGGCGGTGCCGACCTAATCGGGCCATACTTCTTCGACTATCTGGGGGTGCTGCGCACGCTCGAACTGATGCAGGCCGACCGCTACTACGGAGCGGATCAGTACTTTACGCATGTAGTGGATTACGGCTTTTCGAAGACACTACAAGAGTCTTTGGACAAGTGGGGCGGCAAGGAAAACCTGCTGCGAGACGTTGTTTATGCCGTCCGACGTGACCGTCCGGACGTAATTATTGCGCGTTTCCGCGGAGATCAGCGCGACGGGCATGGGAATCATCAGGCGTCAGGCGTAATGGCGCAGCTTGTAATTGAGGCTGCCGGCGATCCCAACCGCTTCCCCGAGCAGATCAAAGCCGGGCTGAAACCATGGCAACCGAAGAAGGTCTATCACGACAACATCTGGCCGGAGTTTCGCCCCGAGGACAAAGGAGATTGCACCCTACCTATAGATACGGGACAGTATGATCCTGTTCTCGGACGCTCCTACGCGCAGATTTCCAGCGAAGGTTTAAGCTTCCAACGATCGCAAGGCACAGGAGGCGGGCGTCCTATCCCGCCAGGCGAGTTCAAAAGTTGTTACAAGCTTTTTAAGAGCGCGATTTCCGGTTACAGCCCCGAGCACGAGCAATCTTTCTTTGACGGGATAGATACAACGATTACCGGGATGGCGAAAAGCGCAGGCTCAAATCCGCCGGAGTTCCTGGTGGCCGGATTGAAAACAATTACCGAGTCGATTGAGGTGGCGTCCCAGTCCTACACTCCTACGCAGCCGGAAAAGACTGTGCCGCCCCTTGCACAAGGGCTGGAGGCCACCCGCAAATTGTTGGCCCAGGTGAGATCCGCGAACATTGAACTAGCGGGCAAAGAACACATCGAATTCTTGCTAAGTCGAAAAGAGCAGCAGTTCCAGGATGCGATCGCAGATGCTCTCGCGATCGATATGGAAGCAACCGTGTTACCGGACGAGATTCCCACCGGTCCCTTCGCAATGTTTATGAACCCTGCCACTTTCAATCAGGCCATTCCTGGGCAGACATTCTCCAGCGAAGTGCGGCTGGTGAATCGCAGCAGCGTCTCCGTAACCCCGGTCTCGGTGGCAATTCTCGCTCCGCAGGGATGGAAAGTCGAGACCGCCAAGGGGGATTTGAAAACGCTGGCAAGTAATCAGCCGGCGGCATCAACTTTTCGTATCACGGTGGCGGAAGATGCACAACCCAGTGAGCCCTACTGGCACCGCGATTCCATTGAAGAATCGGAGTACAAGGTGGATGTGCCGAGCGATCTCGGAATGGCTTTTCCCGATCCGCCCGCTTGGGGACAAGCAAAACTGCAGGTAGCCGGCACCACTATCGAACTGCGTGAGCCGCTCACCGTGACCGTGCACGATCCGCAGTTCGGAACCATTCGTCCACCCCTTAGCGTGGCGCCCGCGATTACGGTGCGTTTTCCAATCGAGCGGGGAATTATTCCGGTCGGCCGCAATCAGTACAAGGTTTCAGTGGTCGTGCACAGTTCCGCGAAAGGCCCAGCTCAAGGCACACTGAAATTGGATTTGCCCTCTGGCTGGAAAAGCAGGCCAGCGGCAACACCATTCTCGCTGGCCAAAGAAGATGAAGAAGCAAACTACGATTTCGCGATCACGGTGCCCACCCAGGTCAAGCAGCAGGATTATCAGGTCCGCGCGGTGGCGTCCTACAAAGGTCGTGAGTACAGCAATGGGTATCGCACGGTGACAGCTCGCGATCTCGGCCGCGCCAACTTATACCGTCCTGCGGTTCATCATGTCCGCGCCGTGGATGTGAAGGTTGCCTCAAACCTGAAGCTCGGATATGTGATGGGTTCAGGCGATGATATCCCGCAGGCGCTCGGCTTGCTAGGAATACACCCCGAGATGCTGGGAGCGTCAGACTTGGCCAACGCAGAGTTGTCGATATACGACGCGATTGTATTGGGTGTGCGAGCTTATGCCGTGCGTGGAGATTTAAAGACTTATAACGGCCGCTTGCTGGATTACGTAAAGCATGGCGGGGTGTTGATCGTTCAGTATCAAACGCCTGAGTTCGACAACAACTTTGGACCATATCCCTACAAAATGACTAACAATCCGGAAGAGGTGAGCGAAGAAGACTCGGAACTCGCGATTCTCGATGCCAAAAATCCGGTGTTCAATTCTCCTAACCGCATCACCATGGCCGACTTCGGTGGGTGGGTGGAAGAGCGTGGTTCCAAGTTCCTGAAGACCTGGGACTCACATTACGAGCCGCTCTTGGAATCACATGACAAGGGACAGGAAGCGCAAAAGGGTGGAATGATGTATGCGCCTTACGGCAAAGGGGTATACATCTATAGCGCCTACGCGTGGTACCGGCAACTGCCCGAAGCGGTCCCTGGCGCATGGCGCATCTACGCCAATATGATCTCGCTGCGCAGGACCCTGTTGGCGGGCTCGCGTCCGACCGGCAAGTCCGTGGCCAACGCCGAACAGAAGTTGAAAAAATAA
- a CDS encoding NADP-dependent oxidoreductase codes for MKAIRMHMRGGPELLAYEDAPKPDLQPGDALVRVIDTSITKTELTWDETYTDCDGRPRIPTIPGHEFAGIVDALAPQAAGVRVGDAVYALSSFCRNGSAAEYIAIRAADLAPKPHSLNFEQAAAVPLAGLTAWQALFDYAQIEKGQRILIHGAAGGVGTYAVQLAKWKCAEVIATASHKDHNFLGELGVSEVIDYTHEHFEEKVEDVDVVLDTVGGETWQRSWSVLRRGGILISIVSPVAAEKAASLGLRAVFFIVAPNRAQLIQLGHLIDQGALRVVVGAVLPLARAREAFEQASAGHKRGKIVLQVAAAEFAKA; via the coding sequence ATGAAAGCAATTCGCATGCATATGCGAGGCGGCCCTGAATTGCTAGCCTACGAAGACGCTCCGAAACCGGATCTCCAGCCCGGAGATGCACTCGTCCGCGTCATCGATACGTCGATAACGAAGACAGAATTAACCTGGGACGAAACCTATACAGATTGCGATGGCCGGCCGCGGATTCCCACCATTCCGGGACACGAATTCGCGGGGATTGTAGACGCCTTGGCCCCGCAGGCTGCGGGGGTGCGCGTGGGCGATGCTGTGTATGCACTTTCGTCGTTTTGCCGCAATGGCAGCGCTGCCGAATACATCGCGATCCGTGCAGCGGACCTCGCGCCCAAGCCGCATTCGCTGAACTTCGAGCAGGCGGCCGCGGTTCCGCTTGCAGGCCTTACCGCGTGGCAAGCCCTTTTTGATTATGCGCAAATTGAAAAGGGACAGCGGATCCTGATCCACGGCGCGGCGGGCGGCGTGGGGACATACGCGGTCCAGCTTGCGAAGTGGAAGTGTGCCGAGGTGATCGCCACGGCTTCACACAAGGACCACAATTTCCTCGGCGAGCTCGGCGTCTCGGAAGTAATCGATTACACCCACGAGCATTTCGAGGAAAAAGTGGAAGATGTGGATGTGGTGCTCGACACCGTCGGCGGGGAAACGTGGCAGCGGTCGTGGAGCGTGTTGCGTCGCGGCGGCATTCTTATCAGCATTGTGAGCCCGGTGGCGGCCGAGAAGGCGGCTTCGCTCGGCCTTCGAGCCGTATTCTTCATCGTTGCGCCGAACCGCGCGCAACTTATCCAGCTGGGTCACCTCATCGACCAAGGTGCACTCCGCGTCGTCGTCGGAGCTGTGCTTCCGCTTGCAAGAGCGCGAGAAGCTTTTGAGCAAGCATCAGCCGGCCACAAGCGCGGAAAAATTGTGTTGCAAGTGGCTGCCGCCGAGTTCGCGAAAGCATAG
- a CDS encoding TraR/DksA C4-type zinc finger protein produces MRHILSQCTVVWCVHQLSEIQVLSDKKAAHFRELLEGRIAELNRVLADAHQETQTLSTRSADPADQAASEYERQMLAHKIASTQQMVKTLTQALQRIQRETFGECAHCGGDISVKRLEALPWARYCVTCQELIGQ; encoded by the coding sequence ATGCGACATATCCTGAGTCAATGCACCGTCGTATGGTGCGTTCATCAGCTAAGCGAGATTCAGGTGCTCTCCGACAAGAAAGCCGCGCACTTCAGGGAGTTGTTGGAAGGACGTATTGCGGAACTCAACCGCGTGCTTGCCGACGCGCATCAGGAAACCCAAACCCTAAGCACAAGAAGCGCCGATCCGGCTGACCAAGCCGCGAGCGAGTACGAGCGGCAGATGCTAGCTCACAAGATCGCTTCCACACAGCAAATGGTGAAAACACTTACGCAAGCGCTGCAACGAATTCAGCGGGAGACATTCGGAGAATGTGCGCACTGCGGAGGCGATATCAGCGTCAAGCGATTGGAAGCGCTACCTTGGGCACGCTACTGCGTCACCTGTCAGGAACTGATAGGACAATGA
- a CDS encoding tetratricopeptide repeat protein has translation MRRFVPLIFVLFAAFGYCQSLSPDASVQLRRATELLHENNVSEAEETLKRLAERFPKSAEVQETLAAALDIEGKLEEATSHFQQAARLEPHSARAHLNLGANLFRRGKLADAQPEFETALKLRPADANIEFNLGVTYMGLRRFDSALPHLLHSHQLRPDDFESSYQLALCYFLVRDFVEADKLLDALVPPAGGQAGLYLLRGLTSHALGKEAESQTAFRKLAELPSAPDVFARLIAMNPDAATSGKLVPVLEAARAQNPNSYDLAYTLAALYHRSGQNDKARGLLRAALETFETPDLHHLSGEIEEALGNYVTAVKEFQRAAEMAPTEPNLYDLGYEFLAHWSWDAAGEVFRRGLDLTPDSLRLRVGLATAYYGMSDYDKVIDTLLAFPSHQEQSEIANQLLISAFPSSHDRTNVVRKRLSELQRTSRNNAWPNYFYAMALLHSPDQPATQEQRLKAMQLLRQAIALKPDVAQFHYELGLLLFGDHNWRAAVPLLERAVKLNPNYVEAYYRLGQAYQRSGDPAKAATALAEHRKLQQQWQSETDRRQSQTAKFIYHLEK, from the coding sequence ATGCGGCGATTCGTGCCTCTGATCTTTGTCCTTTTTGCTGCCTTTGGGTATTGCCAGTCGCTCTCGCCTGATGCGTCAGTCCAATTGCGGCGTGCCACGGAGCTTTTGCACGAGAATAACGTTTCAGAAGCCGAAGAAACGTTGAAGCGTCTCGCGGAGCGATTTCCAAAATCAGCGGAAGTACAAGAGACACTCGCCGCCGCACTGGACATTGAGGGCAAGCTGGAGGAGGCCACTTCACATTTCCAGCAAGCCGCACGCCTGGAGCCGCACTCTGCGCGGGCTCACCTGAATTTGGGCGCTAACTTGTTTCGTCGCGGCAAACTGGCGGACGCTCAGCCCGAGTTCGAGACTGCCCTCAAGCTTCGCCCGGCGGACGCTAACATTGAGTTCAATCTCGGTGTGACCTACATGGGATTGCGGAGATTTGATTCTGCTTTGCCGCATCTCCTCCACTCTCACCAGCTCCGCCCTGATGATTTTGAGAGCTCATACCAGCTCGCTCTTTGCTACTTTCTGGTCCGCGACTTCGTCGAAGCGGACAAGTTGCTCGACGCGCTGGTCCCGCCGGCGGGAGGCCAGGCTGGTTTGTATCTTCTCCGGGGGCTCACATCTCACGCTCTAGGCAAAGAGGCCGAATCACAAACTGCATTTCGAAAGTTAGCAGAGTTGCCTTCCGCTCCGGACGTTTTCGCGAGGTTAATTGCGATGAATCCGGATGCAGCAACTAGCGGGAAACTGGTGCCGGTCCTGGAAGCAGCCCGCGCACAGAATCCTAATTCATATGACCTCGCCTATACCCTCGCCGCTCTGTATCATCGTTCCGGACAGAATGATAAAGCGCGCGGCTTGCTGCGAGCGGCCCTTGAGACCTTCGAGACGCCTGATCTGCATCATCTCTCTGGCGAAATCGAGGAGGCCCTCGGGAACTATGTAACTGCCGTCAAGGAGTTCCAACGGGCGGCAGAAATGGCGCCCACGGAACCTAATCTTTACGATCTCGGTTACGAATTTTTGGCGCACTGGAGCTGGGACGCTGCCGGGGAGGTGTTTCGGCGAGGTCTGGATCTCACGCCCGATTCTCTTCGCCTGCGTGTGGGCTTGGCCACTGCCTACTACGGGATGTCAGATTACGACAAAGTGATAGACACACTGCTGGCGTTTCCGAGCCATCAAGAGCAAAGCGAAATCGCAAACCAACTGTTGATCAGCGCTTTTCCTTCCTCGCATGACCGAACGAATGTAGTGCGAAAACGCTTGTCCGAGTTGCAGCGCACCAGTAGAAACAATGCCTGGCCAAACTATTTTTATGCGATGGCGTTATTACACAGTCCCGACCAACCTGCAACTCAGGAACAACGCTTAAAGGCCATGCAATTGCTGCGGCAAGCGATCGCGCTTAAGCCTGACGTCGCTCAGTTTCATTACGAGCTTGGATTGTTGTTGTTCGGTGACCACAATTGGCGCGCCGCCGTTCCGCTGCTAGAAAGGGCAGTGAAACTCAATCCTAATTATGTGGAGGCGTATTATCGCCTAGGCCAGGCTTACCAGCGCTCCGGTGACCCGGCAAAAGCGGCCACCGCCCTTGCGGAACATCGCAAACTGCAGCAGCAGTGGCAGTCTGAGACTGATCGCCGCCAATCACAGACCGCGAAGTTTATCTACCACCTTGAAAAGTAG
- a CDS encoding UDP-2,3-diacylglucosamine diphosphatase — protein MGASGFDTLILSDLHLGSDISRANAALKVLKENSFRRLILLGDIFCDLNFRRLTKEHWRFLSYIRKLSNPKRNIEIVWVEGNHDQGLTEVMSHLVGIRVYQEYEWDFDGERHLAIHGHQFDGFSVNTIALGRLLTTFYLRMQKLDTRHKYIVRLLERLDTKWLRLTSKVSEGAIAYARERGVQRIFCGHTHEVIQMQKDGIEYFNTGCWTQPAATYITIDSEGVNTHEVRERTDDYYPSEERGQADWDSAEFASSAGLPADAEYEGVPG, from the coding sequence ATGGGAGCGTCTGGTTTCGACACGTTGATCTTGTCGGACCTGCACCTCGGGTCGGACATAAGCCGCGCGAATGCAGCGCTAAAGGTCCTGAAAGAGAACTCTTTTCGACGTCTCATCCTCCTCGGGGACATTTTTTGCGATCTGAATTTTCGACGCCTCACGAAAGAACACTGGCGTTTTTTGTCTTACATACGAAAACTCTCTAATCCCAAGCGCAACATTGAAATTGTCTGGGTCGAAGGAAACCACGACCAGGGGCTCACAGAAGTTATGTCGCACCTGGTTGGAATCAGGGTTTACCAGGAATATGAGTGGGACTTCGACGGCGAACGCCATCTGGCGATTCATGGCCACCAGTTTGACGGTTTCTCAGTGAACACCATCGCCTTGGGCAGGCTGCTGACTACATTCTATTTGCGCATGCAAAAGCTGGATACGCGGCACAAGTACATTGTGCGATTGCTCGAGCGCCTGGATACGAAATGGCTACGGCTAACCAGCAAGGTTTCCGAGGGGGCCATCGCGTATGCCCGCGAGCGTGGCGTACAGCGGATCTTCTGCGGTCATACGCATGAGGTAATCCAGATGCAGAAGGATGGAATTGAGTACTTCAATACAGGCTGCTGGACTCAGCCTGCTGCTACTTACATCACCATTGACAGTGAGGGGGTAAACACACATGAGGTCCGCGAACGAACTGACGATTATTATCCCAGCGAAGAACGAGGCCAAGCTGATTGGGACTCTGCTGAATTCGCTAGTTCGGCAGGATTACCCGCTGATGCCGAATACGAAGGTGTACCTGGCTGA